One Methylosinus sp. C49 DNA segment encodes these proteins:
- a CDS encoding DUF190 domain-containing protein: protein MQLPRDATLLRIFIGEDEKFEGRPLHEAIVRTARALHLAGATVLRGPVGFGHNSRLRTTKILSLSEDLPIVIEIVDEEEKIDAFLPTLDAMMSGGLVTLEKVRVMRYGEKT, encoded by the coding sequence ATGCAATTGCCTCGAGACGCGACTCTGCTGCGCATCTTCATCGGCGAGGACGAGAAATTCGAAGGGCGGCCGTTGCATGAGGCGATCGTGCGGACGGCGCGCGCGCTGCATCTCGCCGGCGCCACCGTGCTGCGCGGTCCTGTAGGATTCGGCCATAACAGCCGGCTGCGCACGACGAAGATATTGAGCCTCTCGGAAGATCTTCCCATTGTCATAGAGATCGTCGACGAGGAGGAGAAGATCGACGCCTTTCTGCCGACGCTCGACGCGATGATGAGCGGTGGGCTGGTCACGCTCGAGAAAGTGCGCGTGATGCGCTATGGCGAGAAGACGTGA
- the crcB gene encoding fluoride efflux transporter CrcB, with translation MIYVLIMIGSAIGGVARYWLSGVVSRCFGEAFPWGTLIVNVSGCFAIGFFATLTAPGDGRLFVDTQTRQFVMIGLCGGYTTFSSFGLQTLNLARGGEAFAALANIGLSFGLCLFAVWLGHVAAAHLNALKGA, from the coding sequence ATGATCTATGTTCTCATCATGATCGGCAGCGCGATCGGCGGCGTCGCGCGTTATTGGCTCTCTGGAGTCGTTTCCCGCTGCTTCGGCGAGGCCTTTCCCTGGGGCACGCTGATCGTGAATGTCTCCGGCTGTTTCGCGATCGGCTTTTTCGCGACGCTCACGGCGCCGGGGGACGGCCGTCTCTTCGTCGACACGCAGACGCGCCAATTCGTGATGATCGGCCTATGCGGGGGCTATACGACCTTCTCCTCCTTCGGCCTGCAGACGCTCAATCTGGCGCGCGGCGGCGAGGCCTTCGCCGCGCTCGCCAATATCGGCCTGTCCTTCGGGCTCTGCCTTTTCGCGGTCTGGCTCGGACATGTCGCCGCCGCTCATCTCAACGCGTTGAAAGGAGCCTGA